The Phoenix dactylifera cultivar Barhee BC4 chromosome 9, palm_55x_up_171113_PBpolish2nd_filt_p, whole genome shotgun sequence genome window below encodes:
- the LOC103722155 gene encoding signaling peptide TAXIMIN 2, which translates to MEDCRPLGFLIGLPFAVLALALSLVGAVVWIIGTIFSCLCPCCACFAGLANLAVGLIKMPVKVIRWFIEQIPC; encoded by the exons ATGGAGGATTGCAGGCCATTGGGGTTCTTAATAGGGTTGCCCTTCGCTGTGCTGGCCTTGGCCTTGTCTCTCGTCGGCGCCGTCGTCTGGATCATTGG GACGATCTTCAGTTGCCTGTGCCCCTGCTGCGCGTGCTTCGCAGGGCTGGCGAATCTGGCCGTCGGTCTGATAAAGATGCCGGTCAAAGTCATCAGATGGTTCATTGAACAGATTCCTTGTTGA
- the LOC103701541 gene encoding probable transcription factor GLK1, whose amino-acid sequence MLPVSPLRGSNGDQRDGGVGRLVGDFSSDTLLEDINFDDLFMGFDNGDKLPDLEMDPAEIFAEFSEGGEEDSSGMAMAAESTVGSDSGGQQKGLLEGEMEDLSRREEVMSATTKEDPVAMTAEIRSPSEVNRDRKSSVVATKNSQGKRKVKVDWTPELHRRFVQAVEQLGVDKAVPSKILELMGIDCLTRYNVASHLQKYRSRRKHMLAREAEAVSLSQTPQMHATNVACSRRNMNPWLGPIIGFPPPPPPPSVQPFRPLHFGGHPPPLVSMRPRYLASWSPSPPWAPQSSPPPLPNPCYWHHHCQRGSREGWVPYVLTQGTPCFPQALPTSFPAPSVPGVLPHPFHRPVPTRDWGSQLLDAYPSNENINAAIGDVLAKPWLPLPLGLKPPSLESVLVELQRQGVSTAPPTSG is encoded by the exons ATGCTTCCAGTCTCACCATTGAGAGGCTCCAATGGAGATCAGAGAGACGGGGGGGTCGGGAGATTGGTGGGGGACTTCTCCAGTGACACCTTGCTTGAGGATATCAACTTTGATGACCTCTTCATGGGGTTCGATAATGGAGACAAATTGCCGGACCTCGAGATGGATCCTGCTGAGATCTTTGCAGAGTTCTCGGAGGGTGGAGAGGAGGACTCGTCAGGGATGGCAATGGCGGCGGAGTCTACAGTGGGTTCAGATAGTGGGGGTCAGCAGAAGGGGTTGTTGGAAGGGgagatggaggatctgagtcgACGTGAAGAGGTCATGAGTGCGACGACGAAGGAGGACCCAGTGGCCATGACAGCGGAGATCCGGTCACCCTCGGAGGTCAATAGAGACCGGAAGTCATCGGTAGTGGCAACGAAGAACTCGCAGGGGAAGCGGAAAGTGAAG GTGGATTGGACGCCGGAGCTGCATCGGAGATTTGTTCAGGCGGTGGAGCAGCTTGGAGTTGATAAAGCAGTGCCCTCGAAGATCTTAGAGCTAATGGGGATCGACTGCCTCACTCGATACAACGTTGCCAGCCATCTACAG AAATATAGGTCACGTCGGAAGCATATGCTCGCAAGGGAGGCAGAGGCTGTAAGCTTGAGCCAGACACCGCAAATGCATGCGACCAACGTTGCCTGTTCAAGGAGGAACATGAACCCATGGCTTGGCCCCATCATTGGCttccctccacctcctcctcctccttctgtcCAGCCTTTTAGACCCTTACATTTTGGGGGGCACCCCCCACCATTAGTGTCCATGCGGCCGAGATATCTAGCCTCGTGGTCTCCCAGTCCGCCATGGGCTCCTCAGTCATCTCCACCTCCACTACCAAATCCTTGTTATTGGCATCACCATTGCCAAAGg GGCTCCAGAGAAGGGTGGGTACCATATGTCCTAACACAAGGAACTCCTTGCTTTCCTCAGGCATTGCCAACG AGTTTTCCAGCTCCATCAGTCCCGGGTGTTCTTCCCCATCCCTTCCATAGACCAGTTCCTACTAGGGACTGGGGTTCGCAGCTTCTCGATGCTTATCCT tcaaatgaaaatataaatgcAGCTATTGGAGATGTTTTAGCAAAGCCATGGTTGCCATTGCCTCTCGGGTTGAAGCCTCCCTCGTTGGAGAGCGTACTGGTGGAACTACAGAGGCAAGGTGTCTCAACAGCACCACCAACATCTGGTTGA